One stretch of Thermococcus sp. 21S9 DNA includes these proteins:
- a CDS encoding respiratory chain complex I subunit 1 family protein: protein MDVMGNIVYPIAGLLGLYGFVSLASLLWEGIDRKLVARMQRRVGPPLIQPFYDFLKLMSKETIVPNTANYMFRAAPVLALATAIALLAYTPMGFTPVLASKGDVIVFIYLLALISFFKIVGAISSGSPYAKIGAAREATIMVSREPAMMLAIFAIMWRLGKLGVDKPFSMGIFYQHNIWEIGTPMSFVGAIILLYVFCVWLASEIEVGFFNIPDAEEEIAEGLLVEYSGRYLALLKLTKALKAYIAASLVVAIFFPWGIAGYFGLTGLSADVVNLLFHTLKVFILLFVVGSVFRAVTGRLKITQAVDFLWRNVFLASLVGSLLLAMEVIM, encoded by the coding sequence ATGGACGTGATGGGAAACATCGTTTACCCGATTGCGGGCCTGCTCGGGCTCTACGGCTTCGTCTCACTGGCCTCTCTCCTCTGGGAGGGAATAGACAGGAAGCTGGTTGCTAGAATGCAGAGGCGCGTTGGGCCACCGCTGATACAGCCGTTCTACGACTTCCTCAAGCTGATGAGCAAGGAAACGATAGTCCCGAACACGGCAAACTACATGTTCAGAGCGGCCCCGGTCTTAGCTCTGGCAACGGCGATAGCGCTCCTGGCTTACACGCCGATGGGCTTCACTCCAGTGCTGGCTTCAAAGGGTGACGTCATCGTCTTCATCTACCTATTGGCACTCATCAGCTTCTTCAAGATAGTTGGAGCGATAAGCTCCGGCAGTCCCTACGCGAAAATCGGAGCGGCGAGGGAAGCGACGATAATGGTGTCCAGGGAGCCGGCAATGATGCTGGCGATATTCGCCATAATGTGGCGCCTCGGAAAGCTCGGCGTTGACAAGCCCTTCAGCATGGGAATCTTCTACCAGCACAACATCTGGGAGATAGGGACGCCGATGAGCTTCGTGGGAGCGATAATACTCCTCTACGTCTTCTGCGTCTGGCTGGCGAGCGAGATAGAGGTCGGGTTCTTCAACATACCCGACGCCGAGGAGGAGATAGCCGAGGGACTGCTCGTCGAGTACAGCGGAAGGTATCTGGCACTGCTCAAGCTGACGAAAGCGCTCAAAGCCTACATAGCGGCTTCCCTGGTGGTCGCAATATTCTTCCCCTGGGGAATAGCGGGCTACTTCGGACTGACGGGCCTTTCAGCGGACGTCGTTAACCTGCTCTTCCACACGCTGAAGGTCTTCATCCTGCTCTTCGTCGTCGGAAGCGTCTTCAGGGCCGTAACCGGAAGGCTGAAGATAACCCAGGCGGTGGACTTCCTCTGGAGGAACGTCTTCCTGGCTTCGCTCGTCGGCTCCCTCCTCCTCGCGATGGAGGTGATAATGTGA
- a CDS encoding 4Fe-4S binding protein, with translation MRAPILVPTVLRNLVRKPATNLFPKTEPVPVPENFRGQLKYNVDKCVGCRMCVTVCPAGVFVYLADIRKVALWTGRCVYCAQCVDVCPTGALQMSDEFLLASYDNYDEKFIPLKEEKIEEIRKKLEEQKKAKEKAKAEKAKTEKKGSK, from the coding sequence GTGAGGGCGCCTATCTTAGTTCCAACGGTGCTCAGGAACCTTGTCAGGAAGCCAGCGACCAACCTCTTTCCGAAGACCGAACCCGTGCCCGTGCCCGAGAACTTCAGGGGCCAGCTTAAGTACAACGTCGACAAGTGCGTTGGCTGTAGGATGTGCGTCACCGTCTGTCCGGCGGGGGTCTTCGTCTACTTGGCGGACATCAGAAAGGTGGCGCTGTGGACTGGAAGGTGCGTTTACTGCGCCCAGTGCGTCGACGTCTGCCCGACCGGAGCGCTCCAGATGAGCGACGAGTTCCTCCTGGCGAGCTACGACAACTACGACGAGAAATTCATCCCGCTAAAGGAGGAGAAAATCGAGGAGATACGGAAGAAACTTGAGGAGCAGAAGAAGGCCAAGGAAAAGGCCAAAGCCGAGAAAGCCAAGACCGAGAAAAAGGGGTCAAAGTAA
- a CDS encoding ferritin family protein, producing the protein MIEVLEEIKKLNERELLSYWIRGEYEEAETYLKLAERAKELGLPKEVYETFERLGKESKGHGDELYKIYRQKYGEELAEVNVASIEGTHLLGKFYKIEDLEDVLQSAMEAEKLAETVYRKLAEETDNEELKKVYLYLADVEKGHYSALKALYEWRKKKGLL; encoded by the coding sequence ATGATTGAGGTTCTGGAGGAGATTAAGAAGCTCAACGAGCGCGAACTGCTCAGCTACTGGATTAGGGGCGAATACGAGGAGGCCGAGACCTACCTAAAGCTGGCCGAGAGGGCGAAGGAACTCGGTCTTCCGAAGGAAGTCTACGAGACCTTTGAAAGGCTCGGCAAGGAGTCCAAGGGCCATGGCGACGAGCTCTACAAGATTTACCGCCAGAAGTACGGGGAGGAGCTCGCCGAGGTCAACGTTGCGAGCATTGAGGGAACGCACCTCCTCGGCAAGTTCTACAAGATAGAGGACCTCGAAGACGTCCTCCAGAGTGCAATGGAAGCTGAGAAGCTCGCTGAAACCGTCTACCGGAAGCTTGCTGAGGAAACCGATAACGAGGAGCTCAAAAAGGTCTACCTCTACCTTGCGGACGTTGAGAAGGGCCATTACTCGGCATTAAAGGCCCTCTACGAGTGGAGAAAAAAGAAGGGGTTACTTTGA
- a CDS encoding ferritin family protein: MLDVDDVIERLQKLSYEEALAYWIASELEEAEFYRKLAERVKNLGLPESLVETFLKLSRDSERHALELRKEFKASFGREPSTEIPPLEVLPVLDRFERADQVKEVLETAMESELIAMNAYKALAEKVEDERLRELYLRLADVERGHYEALKREYERLGGGHD; the protein is encoded by the coding sequence ATGCTGGACGTCGATGATGTCATCGAGAGACTCCAGAAGCTGAGCTATGAGGAGGCCTTGGCCTACTGGATAGCCAGCGAGCTGGAGGAGGCCGAGTTTTATCGCAAGCTGGCCGAGAGAGTTAAGAACCTTGGGCTTCCGGAGAGTCTCGTGGAGACTTTTCTCAAGCTGAGCAGGGACTCCGAGAGACACGCCCTTGAGCTCAGGAAGGAGTTTAAGGCATCCTTTGGCAGGGAACCGTCAACGGAAATCCCTCCTCTTGAGGTTCTTCCCGTTCTCGACCGCTTCGAGAGGGCCGACCAGGTTAAGGAGGTCCTTGAGACCGCGATGGAGAGCGAGCTCATAGCGATGAACGCCTACAAGGCTCTCGCGGAGAAGGTTGAAGACGAGCGTTTGAGGGAACTCTACCTCAGGCTCGCCGATGTTGAGAGGGGCCACTACGAGGCCCTGAAAAGGGAATACGAACGGTTGGGTGGTGGACATGATTGA
- a CDS encoding SagB/ThcOx family dehydrogenase, translating to MLRKVAYLTLALALVLPLLLIFKPGPRFETIETASGEVVLLPEPCLRGEMSVEEAIAKRRSVRSYRDEPLTLEELSQLLWSAQGITSSKGYRSAPSAGATYPFEVYVVVGKVEGLKPGIYRYIPGKHALELVKPGDYRMELQRACLDQEWVGSAPVDIVLVAFYERTTDVYGERGIRYVHMEAGHIGQNIYLQATALGLGTVAVGAFNDGEVASLLGTDGAPLYVFPVGRHG from the coding sequence ATGCTCCGGAAGGTTGCCTACCTGACCCTGGCGCTGGCCCTCGTTCTCCCTTTACTGCTAATCTTCAAGCCGGGCCCGAGGTTTGAGACCATTGAGACGGCCTCGGGCGAGGTTGTGCTCCTTCCAGAGCCCTGTTTAAGGGGCGAGATGAGCGTTGAGGAGGCGATAGCGAAGAGGCGGAGCGTCCGCTCCTACCGTGACGAGCCCCTAACCCTTGAAGAGCTCTCCCAGCTCCTCTGGTCGGCTCAGGGAATAACGAGTTCAAAGGGCTACCGCTCGGCTCCCAGTGCGGGCGCTACTTACCCCTTTGAGGTCTACGTCGTCGTTGGTAAGGTTGAGGGCCTTAAACCAGGAATTTACCGCTACATCCCCGGGAAACACGCCCTTGAGCTGGTGAAGCCCGGCGACTACAGAATGGAGCTCCAGAGGGCTTGCCTCGACCAGGAATGGGTCGGTAGCGCCCCCGTTGACATCGTTCTCGTCGCCTTCTACGAAAGAACAACGGACGTCTACGGCGAGAGGGGAATCAGATATGTTCACATGGAGGCCGGCCACATCGGCCAGAACATCTACCTTCAGGCAACTGCTTTAGGCCTCGGAACCGTTGCGGTTGGGGCTTTCAACGACGGGGAAGTAGCCTCGCTCCTCGGAACCGATGGCGCTCCGCTCTACGTCTTTCCGGTGGGGAGGCATGGTTGA
- a CDS encoding THUMP domain-containing protein, with product MILLVTAPPGREGDAILELEWALGKVKVKGTDWWGVLLAETPLPKEEALERLKNFETQAIQRVVPLERLVPARWEEIETAVLELGKAIDGTFAVRARVRGNKRLSQRELEVKLGSLLVERYNLKVNLSEPDYTVLVEVLGKRAGIGLVRKGEVLRFEVKE from the coding sequence ATGATTCTCCTCGTAACGGCACCGCCCGGCAGGGAAGGCGATGCGATACTCGAACTGGAGTGGGCACTCGGAAAGGTGAAGGTTAAAGGAACTGACTGGTGGGGCGTCCTCCTCGCTGAAACTCCCCTACCAAAGGAAGAGGCCCTTGAGAGGCTCAAAAACTTCGAGACGCAGGCGATACAGAGGGTGGTTCCACTCGAAAGGCTCGTTCCGGCCAGGTGGGAGGAGATAGAGACGGCCGTCCTCGAGCTGGGGAAAGCGATAGACGGAACCTTCGCCGTCCGCGCCAGGGTTCGCGGGAACAAACGGCTCTCCCAGAGGGAGCTCGAAGTCAAACTTGGCTCTCTCCTCGTCGAGCGCTATAATCTAAAGGTCAACCTGAGCGAGCCCGATTACACGGTTCTCGTCGAAGTCCTTGGCAAAAGGGCCGGAATCGGCCTCGTCCGGAAGGGCGAGGTTCTCCGCTTCGAGGTGAAGGAATAA
- a CDS encoding ATP-binding protein, producing the protein MEGLKLYQSYEVYGLSANPFEQLASEGIADVESIHVYQEIDMRLQMIVSEVIGNKSSIALSIVGPLGMGKTQRLKTLAKAIEENKGKAIYVKVDTNDILKLTRDIFYALKPPKSRTNIFLENLSRKLGFIDRLEKMLSDSKEYKSRDIAELLVEQMSKYPYCALLLDELENMQSAREHEKIQFFEMLRHFISTMPKGCIVAFACVPEAYEEYTKIFPAFFMRLHYEFKLRPMSLDETFELVKKRLNRVRIRDTDDPLYPFTEEAIRLIHQLGKGNPRQILRLLHYVLSESAKHKFDPIDDYVVTTILEEPKSLEEYLTRIPKEYKDLVEAIVFEFNGGPVSYIQVAKVVKRPGMQVYDKLNELIRLGFLVGDPKGNYKVPDYVRKFLEEGQAEKLKGE; encoded by the coding sequence ATGGAGGGTCTTAAGCTTTACCAGTCATACGAGGTTTACGGCCTCTCGGCCAACCCCTTTGAACAGCTCGCCAGCGAGGGAATAGCCGACGTCGAGAGCATTCACGTTTATCAGGAGATAGACATGCGCCTCCAGATGATTGTTTCGGAGGTAATCGGCAACAAAAGCTCGATAGCGCTCAGCATCGTTGGGCCTCTTGGAATGGGTAAAACGCAGAGGCTCAAAACGCTCGCGAAGGCCATAGAGGAGAACAAAGGCAAGGCGATATACGTCAAAGTCGATACCAACGACATCCTCAAGCTCACGCGCGACATCTTCTACGCGCTAAAGCCACCTAAGAGCAGGACTAACATATTCCTTGAGAACCTTTCGAGAAAGCTCGGCTTCATCGACAGGCTTGAGAAGATGCTCAGCGACTCTAAGGAGTACAAGAGCAGGGACATCGCCGAGCTCCTCGTCGAGCAGATGAGCAAGTATCCCTACTGCGCGCTCCTCCTGGACGAGCTGGAGAACATGCAGAGCGCGAGGGAGCACGAGAAGATTCAGTTCTTCGAGATGCTGAGGCACTTCATAAGCACGATGCCGAAGGGCTGTATCGTTGCCTTCGCCTGCGTCCCAGAGGCCTACGAGGAGTACACGAAGATATTCCCGGCCTTCTTCATGCGCCTCCACTACGAGTTCAAGCTCCGCCCGATGAGCCTCGACGAGACGTTTGAGCTCGTGAAGAAGAGGCTCAACCGCGTTCGCATAAGGGACACCGACGACCCGCTGTATCCCTTTACGGAGGAGGCGATAAGGCTAATCCACCAGCTCGGGAAGGGCAACCCGAGGCAGATTTTAAGGCTCCTCCACTACGTCCTCAGCGAGTCCGCAAAGCACAAATTCGACCCGATTGACGATTACGTGGTCACAACGATTCTTGAGGAGCCCAAGAGCCTTGAGGAGTACCTGACGAGGATTCCGAAGGAGTACAAGGACCTGGTTGAGGCGATAGTGTTTGAGTTCAACGGCGGGCCGGTGAGCTACATACAGGTCGCCAAGGTCGTCAAAAGGCCGGGAATGCAGGTCTACGACAAGCTGAACGAGCTCATACGGCTGGGCTTCCTCGTCGGCGACCCGAAGGGCAACTACAAGGTTCCAGACTACGTCAGAAAGTTTTTAGAGGAGGGGCAGGCGGAGAAGCTGAAGGGTGAGTGA
- a CDS encoding metal-dependent hydrolase — MPNYDTHVLSGIVTYPIAVLIGELLKVYAKLPIELTSTALILGYAFYVLGSDLPDMDHPDALIHRGTKPIVGVAVGSAVFLWARGFVHMNPAWINPVVSWVAGAIGGLVAWYAFTWLMPKHRGIVHSLLFAGIYGLLAFLLVDYGLNMSTGEGIFVGLSAFLGYTLHLLLDRSVKLV; from the coding sequence TTGCCGAACTACGATACCCACGTGCTCAGCGGAATAGTGACCTACCCAATAGCGGTGCTCATCGGCGAGCTCCTGAAGGTTTACGCCAAGCTACCGATTGAGTTAACCTCAACGGCGCTAATCCTTGGATACGCGTTCTACGTCCTGGGAAGCGATTTACCCGACATGGACCACCCGGACGCGCTGATACACCGGGGGACAAAGCCCATAGTGGGGGTCGCGGTTGGTAGCGCGGTTTTCCTCTGGGCCAGGGGTTTTGTGCACATGAACCCGGCGTGGATTAATCCAGTTGTCTCATGGGTCGCGGGTGCCATAGGGGGGCTCGTCGCGTGGTACGCCTTCACGTGGCTCATGCCCAAGCACAGGGGAATCGTCCACTCGCTACTCTTCGCGGGAATCTACGGACTTCTCGCGTTCCTTTTGGTCGATTACGGCCTGAACATGTCAACCGGCGAGGGAATCTTCGTCGGTTTAAGTGCTTTCCTCGGCTACACGCTCCACCTGCTCCTTGACCGCTCGGTCAAGCTGGTTTAA
- the trxB gene encoding thioredoxin-disulfide reductase codes for MFSLGGFSRGSDYEKKLWDVLIIGAGPAGFTAAIYAKRFGLDTLIISKDLGGNMALTDLIENYPGFPEGISGSELTNRMHEHVKRLGVDIVFDEVERIDPAECAYYEGPCKFTVKTKNGKEYRGKTIIIAVGASPRKLKVPGEEELTGRGVSYCATCDGPLFKGKKVIVVGGGNTALQEALYLKSIGVDVTLVHRRDKFRADKILQDRFKESGIPAILDTVVTEIIGKDKVEAVKLKNVKTGEEKEMKVDGVFIFIGYEPKTDFVKHLGITDDYGYIPVDMHMRTKVPGIFAAGDITNVFKQIAVAVGQGAIAANSAKEFLEKWGEKNGE; via the coding sequence ATGTTCAGCCTTGGGGGATTCTCACGCGGTAGTGATTATGAGAAGAAGCTCTGGGACGTCCTCATCATCGGAGCGGGGCCAGCGGGCTTTACGGCGGCGATATACGCCAAGCGCTTCGGCCTCGACACGCTGATTATCAGCAAGGACCTGGGCGGAAACATGGCGTTGACCGACCTCATCGAGAACTACCCGGGCTTCCCTGAGGGAATCAGCGGTTCGGAGCTGACCAACAGAATGCACGAGCACGTCAAGAGGCTCGGCGTCGATATAGTCTTCGATGAGGTCGAGAGGATTGACCCCGCTGAATGCGCCTACTACGAGGGCCCGTGCAAGTTCACCGTGAAGACCAAGAACGGCAAGGAGTACCGCGGGAAGACGATAATCATAGCGGTCGGAGCCTCGCCAAGGAAGCTCAAGGTTCCGGGCGAGGAGGAACTAACCGGAAGGGGAGTTTCCTACTGTGCCACCTGCGACGGCCCGCTCTTCAAGGGCAAGAAGGTCATCGTCGTCGGCGGTGGAAACACGGCCCTTCAGGAGGCCCTCTACCTCAAGAGCATCGGCGTTGACGTAACGCTCGTCCACAGGCGCGACAAGTTCAGGGCCGACAAGATACTGCAGGACCGCTTCAAGGAGAGTGGGATTCCGGCGATACTCGACACCGTCGTCACCGAGATAATCGGAAAGGACAAGGTCGAGGCCGTGAAACTCAAAAACGTCAAGACCGGCGAGGAGAAGGAGATGAAGGTCGATGGAGTCTTCATCTTCATCGGCTACGAGCCTAAAACGGATTTCGTCAAGCACCTTGGCATAACCGACGACTACGGCTACATTCCGGTTGACATGCACATGCGCACCAAGGTTCCCGGCATCTTCGCGGCCGGCGACATAACCAACGTCTTCAAGCAGATAGCGGTCGCGGTCGGCCAAGGAGCCATTGCGGCGAACTCCGCCAAGGAGTTCCTCGAGAAGTGGGGGGAGAAGAACGGGGAGTGA
- a CDS encoding ornithine aminotransferase, whose protein sequence is MVVRPNVKELPGPKAKEIIERNFKYLATTTQDPENLPIVIERGEGIRVYDVDGNVFYDFASGVGVINVGHAHPRVVEAIKKQAEKFTHYSLTDFFYENAVVLAEKLTSLAPGDFEKKVVYSNSGAEANEAAMKLVKYGTGRKQFLAFYHAFHGRTQAVLSLTASKWVQQDGFFPTMPGVTHIPYPNPYRNTWGIDGYDEPDELINRVLDFIEEYVFRHVPPHEVGAIFFEPIQGEGGYVVPPKNFFKELKKFADEYGILLADDEVQMGIGRTGKFWAIEHFGVEPDLIQFGKAIGGGLPLAGVVHRKDISFDKPGRHATTFGGNPVAIAAGIEVVEIVKELLPHVQEVGDYLHKILEELKENYEVIGDARGLGLAQAVEIVKSKDTKEKYPELRDRIVGEAAKRGLVLLGCGDNSIRFIPPLIVTKEEIDVAMEIFEDALKAALK, encoded by the coding sequence ATGGTGGTTAGACCGAACGTTAAGGAACTCCCCGGGCCGAAGGCCAAGGAGATAATCGAGAGGAACTTCAAGTACCTCGCCACTACAACCCAGGACCCCGAAAACCTTCCGATAGTCATCGAGCGCGGTGAGGGCATAAGGGTTTACGACGTTGACGGAAACGTCTTCTACGACTTCGCGAGCGGTGTTGGAGTCATAAACGTCGGCCACGCCCACCCGCGCGTCGTCGAGGCGATAAAGAAGCAGGCCGAGAAGTTCACCCACTACTCGCTCACCGACTTCTTCTACGAAAACGCCGTTGTTTTGGCCGAGAAGCTCACGAGCCTCGCCCCGGGCGACTTTGAGAAGAAAGTTGTCTACAGCAACAGCGGTGCCGAGGCCAACGAGGCCGCTATGAAGCTCGTCAAGTACGGAACCGGAAGGAAGCAGTTCCTGGCGTTTTACCACGCCTTCCACGGGAGGACCCAGGCCGTTCTGAGCCTTACCGCCAGCAAGTGGGTCCAGCAGGACGGCTTCTTCCCGACCATGCCGGGCGTTACCCACATACCCTACCCGAACCCCTACAGGAACACCTGGGGAATCGACGGTTACGACGAGCCTGACGAGCTCATAAACCGCGTTCTCGACTTCATCGAGGAGTACGTCTTCAGGCACGTCCCGCCCCACGAGGTTGGCGCGATATTCTTCGAGCCGATACAGGGTGAAGGTGGCTACGTCGTCCCGCCGAAGAACTTCTTCAAGGAGCTCAAGAAGTTCGCCGACGAGTACGGAATCCTCCTCGCCGACGACGAGGTTCAGATGGGCATAGGCAGGACCGGAAAGTTCTGGGCCATCGAGCACTTCGGAGTCGAGCCCGACCTCATTCAGTTCGGTAAGGCCATCGGCGGTGGACTTCCGCTCGCCGGTGTCGTCCACAGGAAGGATATAAGCTTTGACAAGCCCGGAAGGCACGCAACTACCTTCGGTGGCAACCCCGTTGCCATTGCCGCCGGAATAGAGGTCGTCGAGATTGTCAAGGAGCTCCTACCGCACGTCCAGGAGGTCGGCGACTACCTCCACAAGATACTCGAGGAGCTCAAGGAGAACTACGAGGTCATCGGAGACGCTCGCGGTCTCGGTCTGGCCCAGGCCGTTGAGATTGTCAAGAGCAAGGACACCAAGGAGAAGTACCCCGAGCTCAGGGACAGAATCGTCGGAGAAGCCGCGAAGCGCGGTCTCGTTCTCCTCGGCTGTGGCGACAACAGCATCCGCTTCATCCCGCCACTCATCGTCACCAAGGAGGAAATCGACGTCGCGATGGAGATATTCGAGGACGCCCTCAAGGCCGCCCTCAAGTGA
- a CDS encoding ECF transporter S component, with protein sequence MDEALVELSRYAPYAFAVAIALFGLYIWLNREKFRSVNVVAVAGISTALVAVATKVVNIPVPATNGYINFGDTMVMFVAMLFGPVIGAFAGGVGSALGDVISGYPGWAPITLIIKGIEGLAVGYIAQKLEGTAGLVVAGTIGGILMVSGYFLFEYYAFGFTAAYSELPGNLVQAVTGIIVGTGLANAIKKRYPEVMDLL encoded by the coding sequence ATGGACGAGGCACTCGTTGAACTCTCAAGGTACGCGCCCTACGCCTTCGCGGTGGCGATAGCCCTGTTTGGACTGTACATCTGGCTCAATCGTGAGAAGTTCAGGAGCGTCAACGTCGTTGCCGTTGCGGGGATTTCAACGGCCCTTGTCGCCGTCGCCACGAAGGTGGTAAACATACCCGTGCCGGCAACTAACGGCTACATAAACTTTGGCGATACTATGGTCATGTTCGTGGCAATGCTCTTCGGGCCAGTTATAGGGGCATTTGCCGGAGGCGTCGGCTCGGCGCTTGGGGACGTCATATCCGGCTACCCCGGATGGGCACCGATAACACTGATTATCAAGGGCATTGAGGGTCTTGCAGTCGGCTACATCGCCCAGAAGCTTGAAGGAACGGCCGGTCTCGTCGTTGCAGGAACGATAGGCGGAATCCTTATGGTCTCGGGATACTTCCTGTTCGAGTACTACGCCTTCGGTTTCACAGCGGCGTATTCGGAGCTCCCGGGCAACCTGGTACAGGCGGTTACGGGAATAATCGTCGGCACGGGGTTGGCCAACGCAATAAAGAAAAGGTATCCAGAGGTCATGGACCTGCTCTAA
- a CDS encoding family 4B encapsulin nanocompartment shell protein — protein MRRAEEVREVVLRAIEELKNEGMNPDLMLAGPGFIEHSRDFLTGLGLKIYRIEELGYDAVIADSAYLGQIKKASRRISVEPFLEETRVWEEIEKLDV, from the coding sequence ATGAGGCGGGCTGAAGAGGTTCGGGAAGTCGTTTTAAGGGCGATTGAAGAGCTCAAAAACGAGGGAATGAACCCCGACCTGATGCTCGCGGGTCCCGGGTTCATAGAGCATTCCCGGGATTTTCTCACCGGCCTCGGGCTCAAGATTTACCGCATAGAAGAGCTTGGCTACGATGCGGTCATAGCCGACTCGGCCTATCTCGGCCAGATAAAGAAGGCCTCCCGCAGGATTTCTGTTGAGCCGTTCCTTGAGGAGACGAGGGTTTGGGAAGAAATAGAGAAGCTCGACGTTTAG
- the deoC gene encoding deoxyribose-phosphate aldolase, with protein sequence MNAREIARYIDHTNLKPYATREDIIKLCDEAIQYGFYAVCVNPYRVKLAKDYLREKQADVKVASVIGFPLGATPTEVKVFEAKRALEDGADELDMVINIGALKDGDYDYVKRDIEEVVKVAHEKGAKVKVIIETCYLTEEEKVKACELAKEAGADFVKTSTGFGTGGATVEDVRLMRKVVGPDMGVKAAGGIRTYEKAVEMIEAGANRIGTSSGVKIVEGAPK encoded by the coding sequence ATGAACGCACGTGAGATTGCACGCTACATAGACCACACCAACCTCAAGCCCTACGCGACAAGGGAGGACATCATCAAGCTCTGCGATGAGGCGATTCAGTACGGCTTCTACGCCGTCTGTGTGAACCCTTACCGCGTCAAGCTCGCCAAGGACTACCTGCGCGAGAAGCAGGCAGACGTCAAGGTCGCGAGCGTCATAGGCTTCCCCCTCGGCGCGACGCCGACCGAGGTTAAGGTCTTTGAAGCTAAGAGAGCCCTTGAGGACGGTGCCGATGAGCTGGACATGGTCATCAACATAGGCGCGCTCAAGGATGGGGACTACGACTACGTGAAGCGGGACATAGAGGAGGTCGTCAAGGTCGCCCACGAGAAAGGTGCCAAAGTCAAGGTCATAATCGAGACCTGCTACCTCACCGAGGAGGAGAAGGTGAAGGCCTGCGAGCTGGCCAAGGAGGCCGGGGCCGACTTCGTGAAAACTTCCACGGGCTTCGGAACCGGGGGAGCGACGGTTGAGGACGTCAGGCTGATGAGGAAGGTCGTCGGCCCAGACATGGGCGTTAAAGCGGCCGGCGGAATCAGGACCTACGAGAAGGCCGTTGAGATGATTGAGGCTGGGGCCAACAGGATTGGCACGTCGAGCGGTGTAAAAATCGTCGAGGGTGCCCCGAAATGA